In Phlebotomus papatasi isolate M1 chromosome 1, Ppap_2.1, whole genome shotgun sequence, the following proteins share a genomic window:
- the LOC129810242 gene encoding putative nuclease HARBI1, which produces MDILGLMMIRRAREQRRQRQARVLLRELRNSYNPLEDLSDRDFKLLFRLTKPLCRTFLDHILPFMEERQRETGLTKEQRVFCAIRFFAVGSYQRPIGQETRICLSQASVSRCVSEVSDIIDEFLAPQFISFPATETEKDEIKQEFYERFGIPGIIGLIDGTHILIKRPPNNIEHAYYAVRKSSHSKNVQIISGANLKILNVNAAFGGAAHDSFVFKSSSVSTFLKDNYFRGDRSSWILGDSGYPQLPWLMTPLSNTHNAAEERYNIVHKRTRSVIERCIGVLKSRFRCLSKQRILMYSPKRAGAIINSCCTLHNIMVQQYYPLPSEDDIMLEIQEDQQEYFEDQHNETSTLLQQGRRQREHLIRSVF; this is translated from the exons atggatATTCTTGGTTTGATGATGATACGGCGGGCACGAGAACAGCGGAGGCAGAGACAGGCGCGTGTCTTGTTGAGAGAATTGAGGAACTCATATAATCCTTTAGAAGATCTCTCAGACAGGGATTTTAAGCTACTGTTTCGCTTGACAAAGCCACTCTGCAGGACTTTTCTTGACCACATTCTCCCGTTCATGGAAGAGAGGCAGAGAGAAACAGGACTTACGAAAGAACAAAGAGTCTTTTGTGCCATAAGATTCTTTGCAGTCG GATCCTACCAACGCCCTATTGGCCAAGAAACCCGGATTTGCCTGTCACAAGCCTCTGTCTCTCGGTGTGTGTCAGAGGTGTCAGATATAATTGATGAATTTCTGGCACCTCAATTCATAAGCTTCCCTGCAACCGAAACAGAAAAAGATGAAATAAAACAAGAATTTTATGAGAGGTTTGGAATCCCCGGAATTATTGGACTCATAGATGGTACCCATATCCTAATAAAAAGGCCACCAAACAATATTGAACACGCATATTATGCAGTTCGAAAATCATCGCACTCAAAGAACGTTCAAATT ataagtggagcaaatctaaaaattttgaaCGTGAATGCTGCCTTTGGAGGTGCTGCCCATGATAGTTTCGTGTTCAAAAGCTCCTCAGTAAGCACATTTTTAAAAGACAACTATTTCAGGGGTGATAGGAGCAGTTGGATTCTTGGTGATAGTGGATATCCACAGCTTCCGTGGCTAATGACTCCTTTGTCCAATACCCACAATGCAGCCGAAGAAAGGTACAACATTGTTCACAAGAGGACACGTTCTGTGATTGAAAGATGTATTGGGGTTTTAAAAAGTAGGTTCAGATGCCTTTCAAAACAAAGGATACTTATGTACTCCCCTAAAAGGGCAGGAGCTATAATAAACTCTTGCTGCACTCTCCATAATATTATGGTTCAACAATATTATCCTTTACCCAGTGAAGATGACATCATGCTGGAAATTCAGGAAGATCAACAGGAATATTTTGAAGATCAGCATAATGAAACATCTACGCTTTTACAGCAAGGAAGGAGACAGAGGGAGCACCTTATAAGGAGTGTATTTTAA